In Deinococcus irradiatisoli, the genomic stretch CAGCCGCAGCGGCGTCCGCCTGCCGCTCACCTCGATCAGCTTCGGCGGGCCGCTCACGGCGCTGAGCGGCGAGGTGCGCCAGGGCGGTGAGGTCGTCGCCACGCTGCGCGGCGACACGCTCAACTTCAGCGGCGTGCAGGCCGAAGCCGGCGGCAGCGCCCTGCGTGCCAGCGGCTTCGCCACTATCGGCGGCAAGCTCAGTGCGCAGCTTCAGGCCAGCGGCGCGCTCGGCGGCTCGGCCAAACTGCGCTACGAGGCCGGCGAGCTGGCGGCGTCGGGCGATCTGCGCGCGTCGGGCTTCGGCGCCAGCTTCAGCGTGGCCGCGTCCCAGGGCAGCGGCTGGAACGGCAGCGTGCTGCTCGGCGGCGGTCCCGAGATCAGCGGCGTGGGACCGGTGCTCGAACGCAACACCCGGCTGAAGCTCTCTGGCCCCTTCGACGCGCCGCAACTGACCGGCACGCTGGCGCTGGTGGGCGCCCAGGCCGACCTCAGCGCCAGCCTGAAGGGCGCCCGGCTCACCCTGCGTGACGGCAACTCCACCCAGGCCAGCGGCGCCCTCAGCTTGGTCCGCAGCAGCAGCGGCTACGTCTGGGCCGGCAGCAGCCGGCTGGTGCGGCCGGAAGGCGAACTCGGCTTCAGCCTGACCGGGCCGCTGACCAACCCCACCGCCGACCTGAAGTTCCGGCGCGGCCAGTGGACGGCGCAGGGGCAGGGCAACCTCGGCGGCGCCGCGCTGACCTTGTCCGACGGCGTGCACCAGGGCCAGCTGACCTACGACGGCCAGACGCTGAACTTCGACGCGCCGCAGCTCGATCTGGCGGGCCTGAACCTCGGCACCCTCAGCGGTCGGGTCAGCGCAGTGGGCTCGCTCAGCAGCGACCTGAGCGGCTCGGCCAGCCTGAGTTTCACCGACCTCAGCAGCGGCGCGACGCTGCCGTACTTCGATCTGCCGCTGCAGGGTTCCGGCACCGCCGAAGTGAAGCTCGTCAAAGGCGTCGGACAGGCCAGCGCCCACATCAGCGCGCCCTACGGCGAGGTCAGCCTCAGCGCCCAGCAGACCGCTGCCGGTAGCGGCTGGACCGGCCGCCTCCAGGGACAGCTCCAGAAAGGCGAGGGACGGATCGTGGCCGACGTGACGCTGGACCAGACCGGCGCGGGCGGTCAGCTGACGCTGCAAAACCTGCCGCTGAACGTCTCCAACGTCAGCGCGGCCCTCAGTGGCACGGTGCAGCTGAGCGGCCAGACGTTCACCCTCAGCGGTGAGGCCGTCAGCGGCATGGGCCGCGCCGAGGTCAGCGGCGACGGCGCGCTGGCCGATCTGGTGCCGGCGCTGAGCGGGTTCACGGTGCTCCGGCCCAGCGAAACCGGCTACCGCGTTCAGGTGGGTGTGTCCAGCTTCGATCTGGCGCAGCTCAAGCTCGGCTCGGGCCTGGGCGGCTCGCTCAGCGGCCAGCTGACGCTCAGCCAGAGCAGCGGCAGCTTCGTGGTGCGCTCGGCGGCGCTCAAGCTCGGCGACGCCAGCTTCCCGGCGCGCATCGACGGCACCCTGGCCGGCGGCGACTGGCGTCTGCGAGGTTACGTGGGCAACTCGGCGCTGTTCGGGGCCGTGACCAACGGACAGCTCAGCGTGCGTGCCCAGCTCGAAGCCCTGCCGGTAGGCAACATCATCGCCGGCTTCACCGGCAAGCTGCCGGGCAACGGCGTCGTGACCGGGCTGGCCCGCATCGACGCGCCGCTCTCGGATCCGCTGTCGGGCAGCCTGAATCTGGTGGCCGAACGGGTCCGGATCACCGCCGGCCAGGACACCCTGATCGGCTCCGGCACCCTCGATTTCCGCAACCGCGAGCTGCGCGGCCTCAACCTCACGCTCGACGGCGCGGGCCAGTGGCAGGTCGCCGGACAGTTCACCCGGCAGAAGGTGGACCTGCAGGCGGCCTTCATCAACACGACCTTCACCCCGGTGCTGGCCTTCATTCCCAGCCTCAGCGACCTCTCGCCGGCCCTGAAAGGCAGCCTGACCCTCAGCGTGGGCGGCAGCTACGCCCAGCCCACCGCCAGCCTCAGCGGCTCGAACCTGGTGGGCAGCGTGGCGGGCCTGAACGTGACGCTGCCCAGCCTGCGCGCCCAGCTCAGCAACGCCGGGCAGTTCACCGGGCAGGCCACCGTGCAGGCCAGCGGCAGCGCAAGCGGCAACGGCACCCTCGTCGCCTCGGGCGCCCTCAGCGGCAACAAGCTCGGCGGCGCGTCGCTGCGCTACCAGGGCTCGCTGAGCGCCGACGCGCTGGGCAACCTCGGCAACGTCAGCGCCACCCTGTCGCAGGCGCAAAACACCTGGACGCTCGACGCCGAGGCGCAGCAGGGCGGCACGCTGAGCCTCAGCGGTCAGGTGAGCCCCCGCTTCGATCTGAAGGCCACCGCGCGCAACTACAACCTGCCGATCCGCAGCATCTACGCCCGCGAGAGCAGTCTCAACGGCACATTGAGCGCCGTCTCGGCCGGAGAGCAGATTCTGGTCGGCGGCAGCCTCACCTTCGACCGGCTGGTGCTGGGCCGCCTGAACGCCAGCAGCCTGCCCGGCACTGCCAGCACCGCCACCAGCAGCGATTCGGTGAGCAACTACGTCAGCCCGCTGCCCGACGAACTCACCGTGTTCCCCAGCGAAACCGGCGAGAAACCGCTGAGCCCCTTCCTGCAGCGCATCGTCTTGCAGGACATTCCGATCACGGCGCCCAACGGCATCCGGGTCGACGAAACCCTGGCCCAGGCCGAACTCTCGGCGGCGCTGACGCTCTCGGGCAGCGGCGCTTCACCGCGCCTGAGCGGCGCGGTCCGCAGCCTGCGCGGCAATCTGCTGCTGCGCGACAACAACTTCAACCTCCAGCAGGCCCAGGCCACCTTCGACGGCTCGAGCCTCTATCCGGTGTTCAGCCTCACCGCCCAGGGACAGGTGGCCGACCAGGGCGGCAAGCTGATCGGCGTGCAGCTGCAGGCCGACGGTTCGTTCGTGGTGCAGTCGGGCGTGCGGGCGCTCAAGCTCGACACCCAGCTGAGCTGCACCACCTGCGCCAGCGCCGGGGAGTACTCGCAGGCCGAACTCTACTCGCTGCTGGCGCTGGGCACCCCCGACATCACCACCCTGGGCAGCAACATCGGCTCGCTGGGCCAGAGCGCCATCAGCACCGCCCTGAACGTCTTCGTGCTGGGTGAGTTGCAGCGCAACATCGCCCGCGCGTTGGGCGTGGACGTGTTCCGGATTTCGAGCAACCTGATCACCCCGGAAGGCAACCTCGACGCCAAGTTCACCGTCGGCACCTACCTCTCCAAGGAGTTCTACGTGCAGTATCAGGTGGACCTGACCGGCAAGGGCCTGTTCGACGCCACCTACACCACCCCCGACAACCGCTTCACCTTCCGGGTCAGCACGCCGATCAGCGGCCTCGACCTGCAGAGCGTGCGCCCGTCGCTGTCGGTGGGCTACAACGTCAACCGCCGCAGCAGCGTGACCTTCGGGGTGCAGTCGGGCAGCAGCACCAAGTTCTCGGTGGGCTACCTCTACAAGTGGTGAGAAGCAAGCGAGCCGGGCCGCCCGATCAACAGGCGGCCCGGCTTTGCTGAGTTTAAGCTCAGTGGCTGAGGCTGGCGCGCGGCTCCAGGGCGTAGAAGGCCACCACCGCCACCAGGGTGCCCACCCAGCCGGGCGCGCTGCCGAGTTCCAGGCTGAATTCGCGGCCCAGCACGGTGCTGCCCAGACGGCCTTCGAGCTTGTCGCCGTTTTGCTGGGCCAGGATGTTCCAGCCGACAATCGGCGCGCCGAGGTAACCGCTGACCCGGTCAACGCCGCGCAGGGTCAGGCTTTCCTTGCCCACGTTGCCGCGCAGTTCGCCGTCCTGCAACTCGATCTTGACGCTCTCTTCACCCACGGTGCCGGCCACGCCGCGCTCGGTGATCTCGAGGTCGATGTCTTTTCCACTGAGCTTGCCGCCTGCGCGGCCCACAATCTTGTCGCCGTCGATGGCGCAGCGGATGTTGTAGCCGTCCGCGCCGCCCAGGCGTCCTTTAAGCAAATCGTCCATGCGCAGCAGTATAGAGGGAAGTGACGCAGCGGCGCACCCGCCCACACCGCCGGTTTTCTCAGCCGAATTTCTCAGTACGACGAATTGAGTTCCAGCCGCCCGGTGTAGTGCTGGTACTCCACGCTGAGGGTATAGACCCCCACGTCGCCGGAGCCGCTCAGGTTGAGGGACCAATTGCCCGGTGGGCAGCGCACCGCGCTGAGTTCGGTGCCGTCGGGGGCCATGAAGCGCAGGGTCGCCACGCCGCTGCGGCCCTGACAACTGCCGGTGACCTGCAGCTTGCCCGCTTCGTAGAGCCGGAAGGGATAATCGGTCTCTCCCTGGGCATTGAGCAGGTACAGCGGCGTCAGGGTGGCGTATCCCAGGCGCAGGCCCAGCGTGAGGTACAGCGCCAACACCGCCAAAGCCAGGAGGAGCAGAAGAACGCGCATTGAGTCACATTTTAACCGATTTCCGAAGGTCAGCGGCCACAATGATTTACCCCCGCCGGGGGGTGGCCGTTACTGCCGGGTAGACACGGCGGTCTTATGGCCCGGCGGACGCTTGGTGTTCCCTGTACACTCACGGCATGACTGTGTTCTCTTCCGAGCGCCCGCTGCGCGTGGCCGTGATCGGCAGCGGTCCCAGCGGCATCTACGCCGCCGAAGCGCTGCTCAAACAGACCTCGCTTCCCGCCGAGGTGGACGTGTTCGACAAATTGCCCACCCCCTACGGCCTGGTGCGCTACGGCGTGGCGCCCGACCACCTCAAGATCAAGAGCGTCACGGCGCTGTTTCACAAAGTGCTGAGTGATCCGCGCGCCCGCTTTCTCGGCAACGTGGAACTCGGCAAGGACGTGAGCCCCGACGAACTCCGGGCCTATTACGACGCCGTGATCTATACCGTGGGCGCCTCGGCCGACCGGCGGCTGGGCGTGCCGGGCGAGGACCTGGAAGGCAGCCTCAGCGCCACCGAGTTCGTGGCCTGGTACAACGGCCACCCCGACGCCGCTGCCCGGCAGATGCTGCTGCACGCCTCCGGGGTGGCGGTGGTGGGGGTCGGCAACGTGGCGCTGGACGTGTCGCGCATTCTGGCCAAGACCGCCGGCGAACTGCACAGCTCCGACATCGCCGCCCACGCCCTCAGCGCGCTGGAAACCTCGAAGGTCAGTGACGTGTACGTGCTGGGCCGGCGCGGCCCCTTGCAAGCCAAGTTCACCACCAAGGAGCTGCGCGAGTTCGGCGAACTGCACGCCGCCGACGTGGTCGTCAGGCCCGAAGAGATCGAGGTGAGCGACGAGGAGTACGCCGCCATCAGCGACAACGTGGTCAAGCGCAACCTCGACGTGCTGCGCGAGTTCGCTGCCCGGCCGCCGACCAGCAAGCCCCGGCGCGTTCACCTGCGCTTTCTGGTGTCGCCCACCGAAGTGCTGGGCGAAGGCGGGCAGGTCACCGGTCTGAAGATCGAGAAAAACCGCCTCGACGCGCAGGGCAACGCCGTGGGCACTGGGGAGTACGAGGTGCTCGACGTGCAGATGGTGCTCCGCAGCGTGGGCTACAGGGGCGTGGCGATTCCGGGCGTGCCGTTCGACGAGAAGCGCGGCGTGATTCCCAACGCGCAGGGCCGGGTGGAAGGCCGCAGCGGCGAGTACACCGCCGGCTGGATCAAGCGCGGTCCCAGCGGCGTGATCGGCACCAACAAAGCCGACGCGGTGGAAACGGTGGGCCGCCTGCTCGAGGACGCGCAAGGGCTGACGCCCGCCCCGCAGGCTAACCGGCCGGCCATCGACGCGCTGCTGAGTTCACGCGGCGTTGACGTGGTGACGCTGCAGGACTGGCAGGCGCTCGAAGCGCACGAACTCGAACACGGCCAGGTGGCCGGCCGCCCCCGCCTCAAGGTGGCCGGCCGCGAGCAGATGTTCGAAGTGATCCGCTCGCGGCGGTGAAGGCCAGGCACGCTTCCAGCGAGGTGCTGGTTATCGGCGCCGGACCGGCCGGGCTGTATGCGGCCTTCTACGCCGGGCTGCGCGGGCTGAGCGTCCGCTTGATCGACGCGCAGCCGGAACCCGGCGGGCAGCTCAGCGCCCTCTACCCCGACAAGGTGGTGTACGACGTGCCGGGCCTGCCGGCCACCCGCGCCGCCGAGATCGTGGACGCCCTGGTGCGGCAGCTGGCTCCCTTCCGGCCCGATTACCGGCTGGGCGAGGTGGCCCGCGACCTGCGCCGCACGCCTGACGGCTGGACGGTGGGCACCGACCAGGCCGAGTACCCGGCCGGCGCCGTGATCGTGGCGGCGGGCCTGGGCGCGCTGCTGCCGCGAGAAGTCCGGCTGCCGGGCCTGCATCCCGATGTGCGGACTGCCCTGCCCGACCCGGCGGCGTTCAGTGGTCGGCGGGTGCTGGTGGTGGGCGGCGTGCCGCAGGCCACTCGCGCCGCGTTGACGCTGGCAGGTACGGGCGCCGCGGTTACCCTGACGCACCGCCGGGCCCTCTTTCGGGGCAGTCCGGAGCAGTTG encodes the following:
- a CDS encoding FAD-dependent oxidoreductase produces the protein MTVFSSERPLRVAVIGSGPSGIYAAEALLKQTSLPAEVDVFDKLPTPYGLVRYGVAPDHLKIKSVTALFHKVLSDPRARFLGNVELGKDVSPDELRAYYDAVIYTVGASADRRLGVPGEDLEGSLSATEFVAWYNGHPDAAARQMLLHASGVAVVGVGNVALDVSRILAKTAGELHSSDIAAHALSALETSKVSDVYVLGRRGPLQAKFTTKELREFGELHAADVVVRPEEIEVSDEEYAAISDNVVKRNLDVLREFAARPPTSKPRRVHLRFLVSPTEVLGEGGQVTGLKIEKNRLDAQGNAVGTGEYEVLDVQMVLRSVGYRGVAIPGVPFDEKRGVIPNAQGRVEGRSGEYTAGWIKRGPSGVIGTNKADAVETVGRLLEDAQGLTPAPQANRPAIDALLSSRGVDVVTLQDWQALEAHELEHGQVAGRPRLKVAGREQMFEVIRSRR
- a CDS encoding NAD(P)/FAD-dependent oxidoreductase; the encoded protein is MKARHASSEVLVIGAGPAGLYAAFYAGLRGLSVRLIDAQPEPGGQLSALYPDKVVYDVPGLPATRAAEIVDALVRQLAPFRPDYRLGEVARDLRRTPDGWTVGTDQAEYPAGAVIVAAGLGALLPREVRLPGLHPDVRTALPDPAAFSGRRVLVVGGVPQATRAALTLAGTGAAVTLTHRRALFRGSPEQLEQVQTLRNSGALQVHAPAELDRLDERGAWLKLGGDRQHVPADTVLVFNGFLPDLGPLQGWPLNWQGEYLPADEQQMTALPGVFVAGDVSLSGGDFKLISVGLALAALAANAAAHFVRPELKIRPGHSSDRRLPPH